In Paenibacillus protaetiae, the genomic stretch ATCGTCTCCAAGCTCCGCTTGGCTGCCAAGGACAGCCTTCTGCCCGTTAATCGTTACTCTTCCGCCCTCCACCAGCTTGTCCGCCTCGCGGCGGGAGCAATACCCGGTTTCGCTTATAAACTTGTTAATACGCAGCTTTCTTCACCCCGTTGTTTGCAACCGTCCCCTGGCTTCATGGACGGCCTGCTTCAATCCTTATGCTCCTAGTATAGCGCCAGTCCTCTTTTCTTTCAAAGCAGGCAGCATAATGGCAACGGTTGTGCCGACCTGAAGCTGGCTCTGAATATCCATAGTGCCGTTATGGCTCTGAATAATGCGGTGGCTGATCATCATCCCGAGTCCGGTTCCGCTTTCTTTGCTCGTTACAAACGGCTGGCCGATTTTGGGCAGCATATCCTCCGGAATGCCCACCCCTTCATCGGTAATGGTCACCGCAACAAGCTGTTCCGGCTTCAGCGCAATATGGATATGGACATTGCCGCCGCTCGGCATAGCTTCAATAGCGTTCTTGAGCACATTAATAAAAACTTGCTTCAGCTGGTTTTCTTCACAGGAGACGATACACGCCTGATTCGTAAACGACGTCTTGAAAATTACATTCCGAAGATGCGCTTCGCTCTCCAGCAGCGACAGCACCTCTCCGAATACGGTCCGCACGTCTTTTGATGTAAACCTAGTCGCTTGCGGCTTCGATAAAATAAGGAACTCCCCGACAATCAAATTAATCCGGTCGAGCTCGGATAACATCAGATTAGTATGCTCCGGATTCATTTGGCTCGTTTGCCGCTGGATTTGCAGGAAACCGCGAAGCGTAGTCAGCGGATTGCGGATTTCATGCGCAACCCCGGCTGCCAGTTCTCCTACGATGGTCAGCTTCTCCGAACGTTTTAACAGCTCCTCCATTTTGTTGCGGCTTCTCATATCGCGCGTAATGGAAGCGAACCCTTGTATCGTGCCGGACGAATCACGGATTGCCGATGTCGATACGCTGACCGGAATAATTTCTCCGGACTTCGACATTCGCTCCGTCTCCTGCGCAGGCAAAACCTTGCCTTCCATCAGCGATTGTATAATCAAACGCATTTCCATCCGGTGGTTTTCCGGTACAAGCTGCAAATGCTGGCCAACCGCTTCCTCTGCAGAATATTCAAACAGCTTCTCGAACGCAAGGTTCACCTGTATAATGACGCCATTCAAATCCGCAACATGAATCGCATCGCTGGTATGATTAATGAAGGACTCCAAATATTCTTTCATCTGGCGGTTTTCCTCAAACGCTTTGCGCAGCTTGTCCATATAAATGCTCAAATTTTGTGACATCGCATTGACTTTAAGCGCCAGCAAACTAAATTCGTCATGGCCTTTCACTTTAATCACCGACTGAAACCGGCCAAGCGAAACCTCGTTTATTTTCCATATAATTTGTTTGATTGGCCGGAGCATCAGCGCCGCCATCAAATAACTGCAGGTCAGCACCACTGCCAGCGTTATGCC encodes the following:
- a CDS encoding ATP-binding protein, translating into MSFKTKFTISISLLIMVVFVFLTILNESFVNRNIWHENDRMLKQTSEQLALVYAADQKENEATRQEMKAIIKGIVQGMQPYIKEFVIFNPSNETVGTAAYASDEEAFHHFRETKEDQAYGHAALANGYVTRKFTMDGHNYVKSYYSSSELAPSVLMIVYDTTPLNHILTDRRNRSFIYYGITLAVVLTCSYLMAALMLRPIKQIIWKINEVSLGRFQSVIKVKGHDEFSLLALKVNAMSQNLSIYMDKLRKAFEENRQMKEYLESFINHTSDAIHVADLNGVIIQVNLAFEKLFEYSAEEAVGQHLQLVPENHRMEMRLIIQSLMEGKVLPAQETERMSKSGEIIPVSVSTSAIRDSSGTIQGFASITRDMRSRNKMEELLKRSEKLTIVGELAAGVAHEIRNPLTTLRGFLQIQRQTSQMNPEHTNLMLSELDRINLIVGEFLILSKPQATRFTSKDVRTVFGEVLSLLESEAHLRNVIFKTSFTNQACIVSCEENQLKQVFINVLKNAIEAMPSGGNVHIHIALKPEQLVAVTITDEGVGIPEDMLPKIGQPFVTSKESGTGLGMMISHRIIQSHNGTMDIQSQLQVGTTVAIMLPALKEKRTGAILGA